The Zonotrichia leucophrys gambelii isolate GWCS_2022_RI unplaced genomic scaffold, RI_Zleu_2.0 Scaffold_813_22187, whole genome shotgun sequence genomic sequence CCCCTCTCTGGTTATGCCCCGCCCCTCCCTGGGTGTGTCCAACCCCTCCCTGGTTATGCCCCGCCCCTCCCTGGGTGTGTCCAACCCCTCCCTGGTTATGCTCCGCCCCTCCCAGGCCATGCCCCGCCCCTCCCTGGGTGTGTCCAACCCCTCCCTGGGCACTTCCAGCTCCACCCAGGGCgtgcccagcccctcccaactcaagccccgcccctccctcatcaagccccgcccctccccgcccccgcATGGCCTCCAGCTCCGCCCTGAGCTCGTCCAGGTGCTGGCGCAGCTCGGCCAGGGCGTGGTCCAGGTGCTCCTCGCGCCGCCGGCCCTGCCCCGCCTGCCGCAGGTACTCGAGGTAGAGGCAGAGCCCGCCCACGCCGAACACGAGCGCCTCGCCCAGAAGCTCCGCCCCCAGCTCGGCCGCCGCCTCCTCGTTGAGCGGCTTGACGGCGGCGCCGCGGAAACCCAGGAGGCGCATCTTGGTGCGCATCTCCACCCAGtggtaaactgaggcacaaagggaaaaacaggggtaaactgaggcacgggaATGAGAGAGAGCATCTTGGTGCGCATCTCCACCCAGTGGTAAATGAGACGTGAGAGACAACGGAAACTGAGGCCGGGAATGGGAAACCGAGGCACAGTGTGGT encodes the following:
- the OPA3 gene encoding optic atrophy 3 protein gives rise to the protein MVAGAFPLAKLLTLGARQLSRPLAARIKAGARASPFFRTYICLPPAQLYHWVEMRTKMRLLGFRGAAVKPLNEEAAAELGAELLGEALVFGVGGLCLYLEYLRQAGQGRRREEHLDHALAELRQHLDELRAELEAMRGRGGAGLDEGGAGLELGGAGHALGGAGSAQGGVGHTQGGAGHGLGGAEHNQGGVGHTQGGAGHNQGGVGHTQGGAGHNQRGAGHNQGHAQGGVGHNQGGHAQQGVGHIQGRDGHAQGTSSHSHVSSGHAQCEGGHAQGGAGHAHECSGHAHGSPGHAPSKAVNGAAGSGHAPAGSGHAPPH